The following coding sequences are from one Rathayibacter sp. VKM Ac-2760 window:
- a CDS encoding LysE/ArgO family amino acid transporter encodes MSPLLAAVSGLGFGLSLIIAIGAQNAFVLRQGLRREHVPAVVAICALADAALIVLGIAGIGAVLESAPWLLVVIRWGGIAFLLAYAVLAARRALRPGTLDGDPAGASTSLRTAIGTCLALTLLNPHVYLDTVVLLGSVANTHGDERWWFGAGAAAGSVLWFTALGFGARALRPLFRSRTAWRVLDGAVAVVMVVLALSLALSS; translated from the coding sequence GTGTCCCCCCTCCTCGCCGCCGTGTCCGGCCTCGGCTTCGGCCTCTCGCTCATCATCGCCATCGGCGCGCAGAACGCCTTCGTGCTGCGGCAGGGGCTGCGCCGCGAGCACGTGCCGGCCGTGGTGGCGATCTGCGCGCTCGCGGACGCGGCGCTGATCGTGCTCGGCATCGCCGGGATCGGCGCGGTGCTCGAGTCGGCGCCGTGGCTGCTCGTCGTGATCCGCTGGGGTGGGATCGCGTTCCTCCTCGCCTACGCCGTGCTCGCGGCCCGGCGGGCGCTGCGCCCGGGGACGCTCGACGGCGACCCGGCCGGCGCCTCCACCTCGCTGCGGACGGCGATCGGCACCTGCCTCGCGCTGACGCTCCTGAACCCGCACGTCTATCTCGACACGGTCGTGCTGCTCGGCTCGGTGGCGAACACGCACGGCGACGAGCGCTGGTGGTTCGGCGCGGGGGCGGCGGCGGGCAGCGTGCTGTGGTTCACGGCGCTGGGGTTCGGAGCGCGGGCGCTGCGGCCGCTGTTCCGCAGCCGCACGGCCTGGCGGGTGCTCGACGGCGCGGTCGCCGTGGTGATGGTGGTGCTGGCGCTGTCGCTCGCGCTGTCGTCCTGA
- the rpmG gene encoding 50S ribosomal protein L33 encodes MAKQQDVRPIIKLRSTAGTGYTYVTKKNRRNDPDRLVLKKYDPVVRKHVDFREER; translated from the coding sequence ATGGCCAAGCAGCAGGACGTCCGTCCGATCATCAAGCTCCGTTCGACGGCGGGAACCGGTTACACCTACGTGACCAAGAAGAACCGCCGCAACGACCCCGACCGTCTCGTGCTCAAGAAGTACGACCCCGTAGTGCGCAAGCACGTCGACTTCCGCGAGGAGCGCTAA
- the rpmB gene encoding 50S ribosomal protein L28 codes for MAAVCQVTGAVPGFGHAISHSHRRTKRRFDPNVQKKTYYVPSLRRNVTLTLSAKGIKVIDARGIESVVKDVLARGVKI; via the coding sequence ATGGCAGCAGTCTGCCAGGTGACCGGAGCCGTCCCCGGCTTCGGACACGCCATCTCGCACTCGCACCGGCGCACCAAGCGCCGCTTCGACCCGAACGTGCAGAAGAAGACGTACTACGTCCCGTCCCTGCGCCGTAACGTCACGCTGACGCTGTCGGCCAAGGGCATCAAGGTCATCGACGCCCGTGGCATCGAGTCCGTCGTGAAGGATGTTCTCGCTCGTGGGGTGAAGATCTAA
- a CDS encoding polysaccharide deacetylase family protein, whose product MTVSGRQALRRRALLLGIASAAVGLAGCTSAARVGPTAAPIAATPTPSPTPTPPPRPVPTATAPPAPIHRRYPLPEGTITELPGEGNLMAWTVDDGADSEVVGAYAQFAKDTGTRLTFFLNGKYDSWTVHAPALAPLVASGQVQLANHTWSHADLTSLSDDGIQEELGRNGDFIRATYGVEAAPFYRPPFGYTDARSRAAAAAVGYTATTLWYGSLSDSGRITPEQLVGFADQWFQPQRIVIGHANFDPVTTVYAQLVDILRARSLETVTLRDVFEV is encoded by the coding sequence ATGACCGTCTCGGGACGGCAGGCGCTGCGGCGCCGCGCACTGCTGCTGGGCATCGCCTCCGCGGCCGTGGGGCTGGCCGGCTGCACGAGTGCCGCGCGGGTCGGACCGACCGCTGCTCCGATCGCGGCGACGCCGACGCCGAGTCCCACCCCCACTCCCCCGCCGCGCCCCGTGCCGACGGCGACGGCGCCGCCCGCGCCGATCCACCGCCGGTACCCGCTGCCGGAGGGCACGATCACCGAGCTGCCCGGTGAGGGGAACCTGATGGCGTGGACCGTCGACGACGGCGCCGACTCCGAGGTGGTCGGGGCGTACGCGCAGTTCGCGAAGGACACCGGGACGCGGCTCACCTTCTTCCTCAACGGCAAGTACGACTCCTGGACGGTGCACGCCCCCGCGCTCGCGCCGCTCGTGGCGAGCGGGCAGGTGCAGCTCGCGAACCACACCTGGTCGCACGCCGACCTCACCTCGCTCTCGGACGACGGGATCCAGGAGGAGCTCGGCCGCAACGGCGACTTCATCCGCGCGACCTACGGGGTGGAGGCGGCGCCCTTCTACCGGCCGCCGTTCGGCTACACCGACGCACGCAGCCGGGCGGCCGCGGCGGCCGTCGGCTACACGGCGACGACGCTCTGGTACGGCTCGCTGTCGGACTCGGGGCGGATCACGCCGGAGCAGCTGGTCGGCTTCGCGGACCAGTGGTTCCAGCCGCAGCGGATCGTGATCGGGCACGCCAACTTCGACCCGGTGACCACGGTCTACGCGCAGCTGGTCGACATCCTCCGCGCCCGCTCCCTCGAGACGGTCACCCTCCGCGACGTCTTCGAGGTCTGA
- the rpsN gene encoding 30S ribosomal protein S14: MAKKSKIARNEQRKVVVERYAAKRLELKKALVDPAGTDESREAARTGLQKLPRNASPVRVRGRDAVDGRPRGNLSKFGISRVRFRDMAHRGELPGITKSSW, translated from the coding sequence ATGGCTAAGAAGAGCAAGATCGCCCGCAATGAGCAGCGCAAGGTGGTCGTCGAGCGCTACGCCGCCAAGCGCCTCGAGCTGAAGAAGGCCCTCGTCGACCCGGCCGGGACCGACGAGTCCCGCGAGGCCGCCCGCACGGGCCTCCAGAAGCTCCCCCGCAACGCCTCGCCGGTCCGCGTCCGCGGCCGCGACGCCGTCGACGGCCGCCCCCGCGGCAACCTGTCGAAGTTCGGCATCTCGCGTGTCCGCTTCCGCGACATGGCGCACCGCGGCGAGCTGCCCGGCATCACCAAGTCGAGCTGGTAA
- a CDS encoding ArgP/LysG family DNA-binding transcriptional regulator: protein MLTDDLDLARLRALAAAVRYGSFDAAARELHVTPSALSQRIKALESAAGRVLLVRSRPVVATEAGAGLLRLARQVELLAEDAVRALDGERREDRGPVTVPLAVNADSLATWVLPALAGVPGVVVELHREDQEHTTAFLRDGTVLAAVTAEAEAVLGCTVAPLGVMRYRAMAAPAFADRWFPAGRADAAALAVAPVVVFDEKDRLQSRYLAAAGVGARPPQHRVPGSADFEQAVRLGLGWGMLPELQAPVGAPGLVALGGAPVDVPLHWQQWSLRTPSLDEVAAAILAAARATLRPH, encoded by the coding sequence GTGCTCACCGACGATCTCGATCTGGCCCGCCTGCGCGCCCTCGCCGCCGCCGTCCGCTACGGCTCCTTCGACGCCGCGGCCCGCGAGCTGCACGTCACTCCCTCGGCGCTCAGCCAGCGGATCAAGGCCCTCGAGTCGGCCGCCGGTCGCGTGCTCCTGGTCCGCTCGCGGCCGGTCGTCGCCACGGAGGCCGGCGCCGGCCTGCTCCGCCTCGCCCGCCAGGTCGAGCTGCTCGCCGAGGACGCGGTGCGCGCCCTCGACGGCGAGCGGCGGGAGGACCGCGGCCCGGTCACCGTGCCGCTCGCGGTCAACGCCGACTCGCTCGCCACCTGGGTCCTGCCCGCCCTCGCGGGCGTGCCCGGTGTCGTGGTCGAGCTGCACCGCGAGGATCAGGAGCACACCACGGCGTTCCTCCGCGACGGCACCGTGCTCGCCGCGGTCACGGCCGAGGCGGAGGCGGTGCTCGGCTGCACCGTCGCCCCGCTCGGCGTGATGCGCTACCGGGCGATGGCCGCGCCCGCCTTCGCCGACCGCTGGTTCCCGGCGGGCCGGGCCGACGCCGCGGCGCTCGCCGTCGCTCCGGTCGTCGTCTTCGACGAGAAGGACCGGCTGCAGTCCCGGTACCTCGCGGCGGCCGGCGTCGGCGCGAGGCCGCCGCAGCACCGGGTGCCCGGCTCCGCCGACTTCGAGCAGGCCGTCCGCCTCGGTCTCGGCTGGGGCATGCTGCCCGAGCTGCAGGCCCCCGTCGGAGCGCCGGGCCTCGTCGCCCTCGGCGGCGCCCCCGTCGACGTCCCCCTGCACTGGCAGCAGTGGTCGCTGCGCACCCCGAGCCTGGACGAGGTCGCCGCCGCGATCCTCGCCGCCGCCCGCGCCACCCTCCGCCCGCACTGA